The bacterium genome window below encodes:
- a CDS encoding ATP-binding protein, with product MKSLEEKLKHLSILYSVAASIGATTSSNEVLKVVLDEAIEFLRAEIGVILLLNEEKNIFFIKEKIGLKMEGEISNDEWLIKEIVNKEEPIITSKETPIFLPYKPKTIIAFPVRVKNDIKAILLLGKISSSKISREEKWILTIMVNRLGVALETSGLYKELKEVRDELIEKERLATLAQIAQEAAHEIRNPLNVIKAGMYLLDKRFKSDAWFKEKINRMEEAANRVEKYIEELLGLSRLPIFEIKDVDINKIVNEALIEFGIDRLFEIEVVKNLENIPIIKGDPDRLRDAFVNVIRNSYEAIDHRGKIEFTTKPLDFGVEIEVSDTGCGINEEHIKDVFNPFFTTKRKGTGLGLAIVKRIIDAHKGEIRIESKKGVGTRFIIFLPYNSRTCLANA from the coding sequence ATGAAAAGCCTTGAGGAAAAGCTAAAACATCTTTCAATTCTATATTCAGTTGCCGCAAGTATAGGTGCTACAACCTCATCTAATGAGGTTTTAAAGGTTGTTCTGGATGAGGCAATTGAGTTTTTAAGGGCAGAAATAGGGGTTATTTTGCTGCTAAATGAGGAAAAAAATATATTTTTTATTAAGGAAAAAATAGGCTTAAAAATGGAGGGTGAAATAAGCAATGATGAATGGCTGATAAAAGAGATAGTAAATAAAGAGGAGCCCATAATTACATCAAAAGAAACCCCTATTTTCTTACCATACAAACCAAAAACAATAATTGCCTTTCCTGTAAGGGTAAAGAATGATATAAAGGCTATTCTTTTATTGGGAAAGATCAGTTCCTCAAAAATCAGCAGGGAGGAGAAATGGATTTTAACCATTATGGTCAACAGGCTGGGCGTTGCCTTAGAAACATCAGGGCTTTATAAAGAGCTTAAAGAGGTAAGGGATGAGCTTATTGAAAAGGAGCGTCTTGCTACCCTTGCCCAGATTGCCCAGGAAGCCGCACATGAGATAAGAAATCCCCTGAATGTAATAAAGGCTGGGATGTATCTTTTAGACAAAAGGTTTAAAAGCGATGCCTGGTTTAAAGAAAAGATCAATCGGATGGAGGAGGCGGCAAATAGGGTAGAAAAATATATTGAAGAGCTTTTAGGCCTCTCAAGGCTCCCTATATTTGAAATAAAGGATGTAGACATAAACAAGATAGTTAATGAGGCTTTGATAGAATTTGGTATAGATAGGCTTTTTGAAATAGAGGTAGTAAAAAATTTAGAAAATATTCCTATTATAAAGGGAGACCCTGATAGATTAAGGGATGCCTTTGTTAATGTGATTAGAAATTCCTACGAGGCAATAGACCACAGGGGAAAAATAGAATTTACCACAAAACCCCTTGATTTTGGGGTTGAAATAGAGGTCTCTGATACAGGGTGTGGAATAAACGAAGAACATATAAAAGATGTATTTAATCCATTCTTTACCACAAAGAGAAAGGGAACAGGGTTGGGTCTTGCTATTGTAAAGAGGATAATCGATGCACATAAGGGAGAAATAAGAATAGAGAGCAAAAAAGGGGTTGGAACAAGATTTATTATCTTTCTTCCCTACAATAGTCGTACGTGTTTAGCTAATGCTTAA
- a CDS encoding FIST N-terminal domain-containing protein: MEIAIGIGEEKQGFEAGKEAAKQAFKKIAKPNLVILFSSVSLNIPDVLRGVREIFKDCQIIGCSSSKEIAFDRVLDNSCVLMAISSSLTIKTGVGRDFSKDARKAGEELANSLIEGVKEPRGTLFLFSDGVSGNGTQMVKGIYNVLGPYVHLLGGAAGDNCQFLKTYQIINDEVLTDSIVAALLLSDTPIAGVGIKHGFTPYGDPMVITKAEGNRIYQLDGKPAFDAYISHFKFKEKIEPIDFRKIEETHTHPLGSPQMGEEYLIRHFVCANPDRSIVCSAELPENSVVRVMKATKNSLISSASFASKEALASLKGKKAKAVLIFNCISRVWILNDEAGKEIDEVKKVFGEDVPLFGFYTFGEIGQLKEGPPLFHNKSIVVCAII; encoded by the coding sequence ATGGAAATTGCAATTGGAATAGGAGAGGAAAAACAGGGATTTGAGGCAGGAAAAGAGGCAGCGAAACAGGCTTTTAAGAAAATAGCAAAGCCAAATCTTGTTATCCTTTTTTCCTCAGTCTCGCTTAATATTCCTGATGTTTTAAGGGGAGTAAGGGAAATATTTAAAGATTGTCAAATTATTGGCTGTTCATCTTCAAAGGAGATAGCATTTGACAGGGTTTTGGATAACTCTTGCGTTTTAATGGCTATTTCCTCTTCCCTTACCATAAAAACTGGGGTAGGAAGGGATTTTTCAAAGGATGCAAGAAAAGCAGGGGAGGAATTGGCAAATAGCCTTATAGAAGGAGTTAAGGAGCCAAGAGGGACACTTTTTCTTTTTTCTGATGGTGTATCGGGAAATGGAACCCAGATGGTTAAAGGCATCTATAATGTTTTAGGGCCTTATGTTCATCTACTTGGTGGTGCAGCAGGTGATAACTGCCAATTTCTTAAAACCTATCAAATTATAAATGATGAGGTATTGACAGATTCTATTGTAGCAGCCTTGCTTCTTTCAGATACCCCAATAGCTGGTGTTGGAATAAAGCATGGATTTACTCCTTATGGAGATCCTATGGTAATAACAAAGGCGGAAGGAAATAGAATTTATCAGTTAGATGGAAAGCCTGCTTTTGATGCCTATATTTCCCATTTTAAGTTTAAGGAGAAAATAGAGCCAATAGATTTTAGAAAAATTGAGGAAACGCATACCCATCCATTGGGTTCGCCACAGATGGGTGAGGAATACCTAATAAGACACTTTGTTTGTGCAAACCCTGATAGGTCAATTGTCTGTTCAGCAGAGCTTCCAGAAAATTCTGTGGTCAGGGTAATGAAGGCAACAAAGAATTCCTTAATTTCCTCTGCATCTTTTGCTTCCAAAGAAGCCCTTGCTTCTTTAAAGGGTAAAAAGGCAAAGGCTGTCCTTATATTTAATTGCATCTCAAGGGTTTGGATATTAAATGATGAAGCAGGGAAAGAAATAGATGAAGTAAAAAAGGTCTTTGGAGAAGATGTCCCCCTTTTTGGCTTCTATACCTTTGGAGAGATAGGCCAATTAAAAGAGGGCCCACCTTTATTTCACAATAAAAGCATTGTTGTTTGTGCCATTATTTAA